One window from the genome of Breoghania sp. L-A4 encodes:
- the purQ gene encoding phosphoribosylformylglycinamidine synthase subunit PurQ — translation MKSAVVVFPGSNRERDMMRALELVTGTKPVAVWHQDTSIPDVDLIVLPGGFSYGDYLRCGAIAGRSPVMAEVARMAHSGRLVLGVCNGLQILTETGLLPGALMRNANLKFVCKEVKLETANAETAFSNAFSKGQVWRCPVAHHDGNYFADAETLARLEGDGRVVFRYAEGTNPNGSVNDIAGILNARGNVLGMMPHPENLVEPAQGGTDGRLLFESLTCAFADA, via the coding sequence ATGAAATCCGCCGTCGTCGTCTTCCCCGGCTCCAATCGCGAGCGCGACATGATGCGCGCGCTCGAGCTCGTCACCGGGACCAAGCCCGTCGCCGTCTGGCATCAGGACACCAGCATCCCGGATGTCGACCTGATCGTGCTGCCCGGCGGCTTTTCCTATGGCGACTACCTGCGCTGCGGCGCCATCGCGGGCCGCTCGCCGGTGATGGCGGAAGTCGCGCGCATGGCCCATTCCGGACGGCTCGTCCTCGGCGTCTGCAACGGCTTGCAGATCCTCACCGAAACCGGCCTGCTGCCCGGCGCGTTGATGCGCAACGCGAACCTGAAGTTCGTGTGCAAGGAAGTGAAGCTGGAAACGGCGAACGCCGAAACGGCCTTCTCCAATGCGTTTTCCAAGGGCCAGGTCTGGCGCTGCCCCGTGGCCCATCACGACGGCAACTATTTCGCCGACGCTGAGACGCTGGCGCGGCTTGAAGGCGACGGCCGCGTGGTCTTCCGCTACGCCGAGGGCACCAACCCCAACGGCTCGGTCAACGACATCGCCGGCATTCTCAATGCGCGCGGCAATGTCCTGGGCATGATGCCGCACCCGGAAAATCTCGTCGAACCAGCGCAAGGCGGCACAGACGGGCGGTTGCTGTTCGAAAGCCTGACCTGCGCCTTCGCCGACGCCTGA